TCGTTGATGGTGAGTTGTATTTTATGGATGCGGATTTTGGAAAGTTTAATCGATGCTGTACTTTTCTTACAAAGAAACCAAGGTTGCATGGACGTGCCGAATTCTAAGGAAGAGATGAGAGTTTTGTGTAGCAGTGGACTGTATTGTGGGTGATAATACTCTTATGTTATGGAGACTGACGCatcttattttatatgctttAAGACATCTGTGTGCATTGTAAcatgccaaaaaaaaactaatgctCGATTGTATTTTGCAGTCATGTTATGTTTAACCCAATTCTGATGTGAATATGCTGTTTCCATTCGTTGAGTATGGCCTTTTTAGCTCTCAAAACTCTACACTCTTGAGAAACTTCTCGTGGTACATGCACTGTCCTCGTCGGAACTAGGAACCATATGGCCAAACTTGTAAGTTACATCATGGACAGACTTGGGGGGGTGATGCTCAAGGGTTGAATCTCCAGTGATGGGGATCGAAATTCCGAATCCACGAGCTCGGTTTTAGATGCTTCTCTAGACTTGAATTCACGGTCGACCGATTGTCACATTTTGTATGGAATGAGGGTTAACAATaccaaaaaatgtcaaaatttgttGTCGAGTTTTAGTTTCTTCGGCACATAAGATCTGAGCTTTAAAACTGTGTGGCGCGTAAGAATGACAACCGCAGTGGGATAGAAAGATGAGATAAAGATATTGATACGCCGACATACTATATGACTAAAACCTTAAAATCTCATTTTATTACTGATTTTCTTCAAAACTTTGGTGGTAAGAAGATGGATAAGCTACATGAAGCGACAAGAGAAATGGAGAACAGCTTCACGTTATGTGCTTCCAGAAGATGGAAACTGCACATGGGATGACGAGCATCATCTAAATGCAAAGCCTACAACACCTCGTAGCATCGTTGTTACTTCACAGGGGCCTCTAGCGACAACCGCAAATTCCAAATCTCCGAGCTGAGAAACAAGCCCGGCGAAATCACGACCTCGGGACTTCTCAAGGCGAAAAACAGCTCCCAAAATCGGACAACGATCACAAGAAACAACGATAACAAACAAGGTGGGATAAGAATTTGATGTTTGAGGGGACAGGTCCTAGTCTTTGCCCAGAGATTTGTGAGGGCTTTGAGTGATCAATTTAAGATAGAGGCACGATTGCCCCCCCCAAAAATGAAAGGAAGGACGGAGGGTATCTCGGGCTGCTTGTCCTTTGGCCAACAGATGAATGTTTCGCGACATATTCCTTCCAATTTGCATGTGGTCATGCACCGCAAGTCCCTCCAAGCTATCTCGGAGAACCCTactatttaattggtttataaTGCGGTTCAGTCCGAGATTGATTGAACGTTCGATTATGAATCCCtttgtcctcttctttttctaacaATCCATATCGCTTACACGTGACACGACGACAAATATTGCATCAGAAACtgcaaattttctttaataGATAGCTTAACAAGCATCATTAagacggttttttttttttttaaaaacaaaatccTAAATATAATGGTTTCGGATAATCATGATGCCATCTTTTTCTATGCATGGACTTCTCTTCAACATGGCGAAGTTGCCCCACAGCGATGTAGGAATTGTGAATTAAAATCCTTGCAAAACTGAATTGACCCGCACAACTCCAACATGCCCCATAGCGATGTAGGAATTAATTTCATTCCCTTTCGGCAATTCCAGTCATGGCTGACATTTGAGCTGATGCGCACGTCGGTGTCAAGTTATTATTGTTATGCATGATATACATGGAACTTGAGGTCGATTTCAATCGAATCATGCATACCTCCACAGAAGACGATGCAGAAGTTTTGAACCTTTAGCATCTCCAAATCAAGTGTAAACGAAACCATTTTTATCGTCTGTCTAAACGCATTATTGCACAGAAACTGCATAATAAACCAAACAATTTCAGATGGAACCAAAGTTCTTGCCTAGCTTGGATTTTGTGGGTGTAAGTAAGTGCTGCGTCGACTTGGATATGTACAAGCCTATCCGAAGAATTAATGATGGGAGTCCAAATGCAAAGTCCAGGGTTCCTCTAGGATGAGATTGTGACTACTCATCAATATTGTTAGGTATGAAGTGCCCCGTCTAGTACACCTATCGGATTGCGGATGTGATCAAGCAGCAAGGTAATCATTTCCGATTTTCTTTCTGTACATTCAATGCAGTTACAAAAGGCTGCCTTCAAATCGAGCTGAAGTAGATTGCTAAATAAGAAAACAACTGATCTCGAGGTCGAAAGTCCTTCACGCAGGTCTTGTAATAAGGTCTAGGACAAATTTTTCGAGGACGACTCCTCGCAGGCCTGCAGATGGCTTGATTTGCAGTGTTTGATTCCCTGCCACAAGCCCCACTATTCGGAATCTGCCAGACCGACCATTCTGCAAGTGCCGCTTCGGCAACTGCATCCCCATCAGCAAACGGTCCATGCCCATCTTGTTGACATAGATCTGATCAGGCAAAGAGGACAACAAGGCAGAGAAAACCAGATTGTCCCAACCTCGCTTGGCAAAATGGAGCCCCTATGCAAAGTACACGTTGGTATTGTATAAGATGCGTTCCACCAGAAATACAGACATTTGGGAGACAAACGGACGCATGGGGCCAATCTAACGTTAGCCCACTTCGTGTCTGCCGGAGCCCATCCCGCGCGATGGTCAGCGACATTATTTTGACCGGCCAGGCCACTTATACATGCAATCATACGTCCGACCTGCAGATTCTGGAACGAGCAGCAGGCCAAGTACTCAGTTTCACCTTTCCAATTTACACCGAGTTCCCCACGTATTATGTTCTGCACACCCAAGGCTTGCTAATCTCAAACAGAAGCCGGATCTCCAAGAAAACAAGAATCAATCCAAACATGTGATTAGGAACGTACGATTTGTCACATGCGGTCCGCTTTTTTGACTGCTCTCCTGCTTTTTATGTGAGTGGAAACTGGAAAGTTAATGCAATCATGTTCTCACTTTTGTCCCACGAGTCGAAGCAGTTGAGGACCAACTGTTCACGCACAGTACAACCTAGCTTTGATTAATTAAGACGAGGGATTTCAAGTACAACATAAATATGCATCGAGTGTCGAACCACCCTTTGAAAATTCTCTGTTTCTCGGGTATGGTACCGCAATGTTTAGCTGCGTTCCTTCCTTCCTGGGGGAACATTTTGGCATATGCCGTAACGCAAGATCGTATCGCATGTTTCGGCTTCTCCCTAAAATGATGGACTAGTTGGATATTAGGAGAGGTTGCGTTTGCGTGTACTATACACTATGTTGTGCTAGtggaaatatattttataatattttgagAGAAATTTCGTAAACTAGTAAATTCATGCATAAATTAGCTAACTACTTATCTCGTGAATGAATAACATGCAAATCTTTAGTGAATTACCGTGCATATCTTACAATTTAAACATTGAATTATCAAAACTATTTTATCATGCTCTCATTTATTGCTTGATTATGATTGGCCACTTTTGAGAGTCGTGTATCATAGATGTTCAAGATGGCATGTTTCAACCCATTTGCTCTATTTGAAGTAACTCAAGTTGTCATTTGAAATTCTGGTTCCATCACCAACTAGCACCAATCGGTGAGGATCTTATGATTAGTCCTTTAACTCATGaggattcttgatttgaataatcttaaaatataactcgaaatatgaaaatgtcaaattatatcttttaataaaaagaagacaTTTAAGTTGGTAAATCTCAAACTCATGAATATATTATGACAAGGGTCACTCTTATTTCGAATATGTGTTGAGAATTCTAATATATTATCCCTGACATAATCAACCCCAGGGTCCACCACGGCACGTAGGCTGTGATACTTGGACGGACATAGATAACAAGCTCATTAGCACCATAATTACTTTCAACAGATTGAAGTGCTACGAACACAGGTAGCTCCTAGTTCCAAAGCATTAGTTACATAAGTAGCCTACTGCCTAGGGGATATATTGCTAGAGATTTCAATTTAAAGCCCACATTAGTAGCCCGCAATTTCTCTCTCATTGTATTTATGATAACATAATCTAATCCCACAAGATAGATGTATGTCCACATGTACAATTTCTTAAGCCTATGTTTTGGTCGGtatacatttaaaaaattaggtgAATTGTCGTGCATGTTTGCATGCTGTTGAATTGCCCGATAGGAACCGGACATGCTTAATTATGACCAGGGGCACTCTAAACGAAATTGCATTGACTTTATAAGCCCCTCTACAGTCGCGCAAACCCTAAGAGGTCCCAGGAGAAAAAGGGTTCATTTTATATTAGGGTTAGTTGGGTGGTGGATTAGTGGATGAAATTTGCCGTGAAAACCCTAAATTTCTTACTGTCTCAACTAATGACTtttgaccgaccaaaaaaaaaaaaaaaaaaaaaactatgactTTTGACCTATTCTCTGTCATACTATCATTATCTCCATTTTCTTAAGCTTTTTCAGGTGGCCAGTTGATTTCTTTTATTCCCTCTTTTGTGCTTAACGATCGCTGGATGATTGAGTTTTTTGCCAACATTTGTGGGGTGAAATTATTCTCCGAATTATAGAAACAGCACAACTTTCGAATTGCATGATTGCAAGCGATGTCTAGGGTAAGATTGTGATCTTTTTCACGATTTGATAATCGCAAGTCAGAGTCTTTCCTGGAACTTTTCCCTGTCTCAAGTCGGGATCTCGATCAAGATGATCAAATCCTTAGGACGCCATTATAGAGTCGATATCAATATTTCTAGCGCGAATAGTAGGTCAATTGAGGAACACCTCGAAGTGCCATGGTTGTGTTGGTGAAAATTGACCTGAGGACTAGCCAAAAGAAATGTTGACAAAGAGACGATCTAAACTTTAGAGAGTAATTGAGATGCTCTACCATTCTACGGTTAAATCTAAACTACTAgttttttaagggaaaattatcaaaaaaatgtatgtatactaattcagtcctaattttttaatttggtcaatttagttttaaatattttgataatttgtcaatgtaattaTTTAGATCAATTTTGGTCCTAAATTGTTGAGGTAAACTTTGGTCATTTTATGTGATATGGCTTGCtttaatatgaataatttttacaattttttaaaaatattttacgaTTTTTTTTCCACCATAATTGGTAATGGTCACCAAGCCTCACCAGCTACTAGGTGAGGCAAGGTGACCCTTGCCTATGGTTGACAAGGGCTTATAGGCCCTCGTCCAGATTGGCAAggcattgaaataattttttttaaaaaatatttgtaaaaaTTGCTTATGTTAATGTTGGCCATACTATATATGATGGTTGGTGTTCATATTAACGATTTTAGTAGAGAAGGGCCAGAATGATTTCATTGGCATTCTAAAatgatttaggattaaattggccaaatttaaaattgacatctctacaataatttcatctttttttggtaattatgcTAGTTTTTGTAAGTAAGTGAGGAGACTCCTATTTACTCATAAGGGTGGGATTAACAGGCCCTTGACATCTTTTGGATAATGCATGaagattttcccaaatttttttaagatagTGAATTTccgttataaatttttttgaacttgtttCTGTAATCATGGAcaattcatataatttattgACATCAAATGAGATATCCATGTGCAATGTACAGATTCTATACGTCGAGAACAAGAGAAAGGAAATGCAAAATTTGCAACGTTCAAGAAACATGCAATTTCCTATAAATCAGGGAGAATTCATAATTTCCTAAGAGTTCGGAAGAAGGATGATTTTCTCATTGAAATGAGGGTAAAAAGAGTTTCCTAGTGAGTTGAGGGGACAAAATTATAAATTCTCACGAGATCAAACTTAGCAACAAGGcgttaattttaaaattttccagaGTTAAAATTGAAATCCCTATTCGATTTTGTTGTGTACTTAATATATTCATAGTGGCATATTCTTCTGTCCATGTGCAAGAAACATACAAAATCGAAGGTGTACATATTATaagttaaatttttaattatgagtGCCCGATAAATTATGAGAGAAATGAGAAAGATGATGAAGCTGAAGGgatgtgaaattcaatttagcaagCAGATGAAAACAAAGGTGTGGGGATGGTGCGCACGTGCATGTTTGATTGTGTTTTGTCCAGTTATTACTGAATATAAAAACCCCATCGTCTTCTCTTCCGCCAGCTCCACTGAGTCCACTCTCCACTCGACGCGCGCAGAGCTGACTGAGGCTCAGGACAACCATTGCAGTGCAGTGGAACAGAGATTACGCCAACACAACATCCtccgtgtgtgtgtgtgtgtgaaggCGTGATGGGTGAAGAGTTCTTGGAAAGAGTTTCGACCGACAGAGCAGTCGAACAGGTTTCACAGCTCTGGTTCTGTCTGTTCTAAGTTTTCCCCACTGTCTTGCTCGTGAATGCGTTGTTGGTGTGCGACTGCATGCCGCCATTTCCAAATCATATGGTTTTGCTGGTTTCCATTCCCACATTGCTGAATTTTCCACTTGTTTCGGTGTTAAAGTCTGTGAAGATAAAGTTTTCTCTGTTTCGTTTTGCGTGACGAGCCATTAATTGTTGAGAATGTGGAGTGCTTTCCTGGGTTCTACACTACATAGTTGCTTCATCTGTTCATTCATAAGCGATAAActtcttggttttcttttttgcatctcttatgctttctttttctttttaacttgttTGTAGTATCGGCTTTGATGGCATTCGTAATTACAAGGAAATtagacatctctctctctctctctatgcatgacttctatttttttgttccgaacTTCTTTGTTAGTGCATAGTTTTAGATGCAGCAAGCACCTTCCTTTTCATGCGGCAAAGTAGGAAGTTTAAAGTTTGTTTTGAACGCCGTTAAAAATTGCAATGATGGGACTCCAATTAAATCACTGCAGGCAATTATGGCCGTAAAGAAGGGCGCGTATCTTTTGAAGTGTGAAGGAATGAGAAGGCCCAGAGTCTGCCCTTTCAGGATTTCTGTGGTAGGTCAACTGCTAGAAGAGCAACTAAAAAGATGGATCTTCCGATTATGGAATAGTGTGGGATTGatatttgcttcttcttctttttgaataaCTGTCCAACCTAGTTGATGGAGTTGTTCTAATGCTtttaagtcattttccaagGAGAGAGATATTTATCATGTGCAGCACCAAACCTTGGTAATCTTCACTCTTTATGTTTCCAGGCAGAGCTGGAGGACTCATATGACGGGCTATATGATGGTGTTAAGCAATTCTATGGCTAGGTATCTCTAGGGCAGTGCAATCATTTAACAGGGACGTGCATAATTTGTAATTCACAAAACTTGAATAATAAGAAAGAACCCCAGACTAAAGAACTGTTCAACCGTGGTTGCGGCGGATCTTCCCAGGAGATTGCATCTTTATTCATGTTCTTTTCTCCTATTTCTGTACTGATGCCATACTTAAACGAAGACCAATGTGTTGTTTGAGCATCCCAGCATTTTATTATCAACAGGAACTGATTGGATACTCATTCATTTTATTCGAGTGTCATTGGCTTTATTCTAGATCTTGGAACAGAAGCATGTGAGAGTGGCTAGTGTGGTCGATGGTCATCGGCTCATTGGAAGCCTTTCATCTCTAGTCATCGTGCATTGGATTTCACTACACATAATCCACTTCTTTGCTGGGatcaatttattcttatttGTCTTAAATCAAGTACTATTTACTCCTCCGTTGACTCAAGTTGCCAATGGATGTTCACAGGGTAGTAATCTTACATTTGTTTTGTACAGTTCTGTAACATCATTATCAAGGAAAGTCCATTCATTCTGCAACTTCAAGtcatcttattttgaaaaagggcACCTGATCTTTTCTTCCCATATGCTTATTGTTGTGTTTGACAACTACTTTTATGTTAGAATGTTGCCTCGGAGGCCAACTTTCCCTTTTACTTCTAATTAGTGCTAGATATTTCTTCTCCATAGAAGTAATATATTCCAAGCATTGTTAGGTAGGTTGGCTTTCTAGAGGAGTACTCTTCTGCTTACACTTCAATTAAGTGGATAAAAATTTCCCCTCTTTTGCAATTTGTTGAGGAAAACTAACCATGCGTGTTTTGTTTCAGGATGAGAAGTTTATGATTTGGTATTCAGGCCAAGAGGAAAAGCAATTGAGACTAAGCTCAGTTACTGAAGTTATTCGTGGACAGAGGACTGTATGTGCTATTAACATGCATCCGAATGCAAATTGGTTTTGTGATTCAAGTAAATATCTTTCAGTGCTCCTTCTGTTTTACTAACAggaattttcactttgcaagGTAAATTTTCAGAAGCAACTTCAACCAGACAGGGAGGCACAGTCATTTTCTCTCATCTATGCTGATGGTAAACGCTCAATTGATCTGGTAATGTTTAATGTGTACTCAATATGTCCTTGAATGTGGAATCATCTCAAACTTTCTGGAGTGTACTTATCTTTCCACATTCTTACTAGACTCAaggatttttattattcatcttGCACTGATTTTGCAATAGAATTACGTGAGGAAGAGAAGGGCTTCAATTATTCTTCTCTCCTTTCCCTGTTGTATAGATATGCAAGGATCACGCACAGGCCGATTCTTGGTATCTGGGCTTGAAAACCATCATATCGAAGTGTCAACATTCCAGACCATTTGCGAGTTTCAGAAGCCCAAGTGGTGTTCAAACTTGTGTCAACAGTCCAGCAGGTTTTATGCGGAGAAAATACAACCTAGGACTTCTTGAAGATACTGCAGGATTTTGCcaggttaaaaaaaatttcttgagatTATTGAGTAAATACTGTTCTAAGTGATATCTGTACATTCTCATATATTTTGCCCATTTTACCATGTTGTTAGTGTTGCTGAAACATGTTCACACCAGGTTCCTTCCTCTGTTAAGAAAAAAGTTTCTGCTTACACTGAGGTAGCAGACAATTACCTTTTGCTCTGCTTGGGTATTAACCTAGTTCCGTTAGTACTCTGTTTTAACTACTAAAAAGTTTTTGCCTGTGATTTCAATAGACGGGAGAAAGACAGGCACAGGCAAATATACTAGGAATATCTCTTTATTTGTTGAAAAGCCATCCGAATGTCCTTTGAAGTGAAGGTAGCTCCAAATTTTAGCACTGTTGCCAGATTGTAAGTAATGGTCTATGTATTAGTTCAATGCTACTATCTTGTTGATGTAAATCATTGATAAATTAGATAGGTGGATCATCAGACAGGTCAGTGGCTGAGAAAATTATCCACTTTGGACAGCCTCTCTCTCAATAATGTTGTAATTGAGAGGCTATTGAGCAATGGCAACTACCAAATAGTGAACTAGAGAGCTCTCTTTCCTTTCAAATGCTTTATTTTTGGATTCAACATATGTATGTAGAGttcattttctcatttgttgCAAGCAGTGAAGGTAGATCTTATTCTTTCTATATGCTATTTTGAAGGTGCGCAGCTTATGCGGGAGTCCTGCGTTATCACTTTCAAAAAGGTATTTCTCCGAAGGCTCCTCCAATTCTTCTGATAGCTTTTATTCATCAGAGTCGAGCACGTCGCAGGTCCATGATATCACATATTACAACAATCCTGAGTTCTTGTCTGCTGAATCAAAGAATCTAAGTAAGTCAGAATCATCTTATGGTGGCAGAGATATTCAAAAGGACTTGCCTAGACAGTTTGCCTCACCTGATTACAGCTCTACTCATGTTCAACCAAACAAAAACCTGAAGGATATCTTCATCTGGGGTGAAGGAGCTGGAGGGGCACTCAGAGGAGTGGTTGATAAATCTGTCGACAACACTGGAATGCTGAGGGATTCCTTGTTCCCCAGACTGTTAGAATCCGCAATGATGTTAGATGTGGagcaaatatctttaggaggAAAACATGCTGCCTTAGTTACTAAACAGGGAGAAGTGTTTTGCTGGGGTGAGGCAGACAAGGGAAAACTGGGACATAAGGTTAATATGGATGAGAGTTGTCCAAAACTAGTCGAGTCCTTATCCATGGTCCATGTAAAATCTGTTACTTCTGGTGAACATCAAACATGTGCTGTCACTCTATCTGGCGACTTATATGCTTGGGGCGACTATAACATTGGGTCTGACTTAGCTGTTGAGGAGAGAAGTAGAAATCAATGGTtgccatgtaaaatttctggtCCTCCTAATGGTATTAAGGTATCATCTGTTTCTTGTGGAATATGGCACACTGCTATTATTACCACTTCAAGACAGTTGTATACATTCGGGGATGGGACTTTTGGTGTTCTTGGGCATGGGGATCTTCGGAGTATCTCATGGCCAAAAGAAGTTGAATCTTTCAGAGGCTCTCGAGTGAAATCTGTTGCGTGTGGACATTGGCACACTGCTGCCATTGTGGAAGTTGTGTCAGATCGTTTGTCACCAAGTGGTGTGAGTGGGAAGTTATTTACTTGGGGTGATGGGGATAGAGGGAGGCTCGGGCATGGTGATCAAGAGAAAAGGCTTCTTCCGACTTGTGTTGCAAAACTTGTGGATCATGATTTCGTCCAAGTCTCTTGTGGACGAACATTTACTGTTGCACTTACCAAGTTGGGTAAGGTGCACACATTAGGTAGTGGAATGCACGGGCAATTGGGGAATCCACAAGCCATGGACCAATCAATCATTGTCATTGAAGGAAAGCTTAAGGATGAATTTGTCATGCAGATTGCAACAGGGTCCTATCATACAGCGGCGTTGACATCTCGAGGAAGCGTTTATGTTTGGGGAAAGGGTGCACATGGACAGCTAGGATTGGGCAATACTGAAGACAGAGGCTCACCAACGTTGGTCGAGGCCTTGTGCAACAGAATAGTTGAAAGCATATCTTGTGGTTCAAATACAACAGCCGCTATCTGCATACATAAATTTGTTTCAGTTGGTGACCAAACAGCTTGTAGTAGATGCAGAGTCCCTTTTGGATTCACAAGGAGGAAGCACAACTGCTATAACTGTGGTTTATTGATCTGTCATACTTGCAGTAGCAATAAAGTCAAGAATGCATCTCTGGCACCAAACAGAAACAAACCTTCACGAGTTTGTGATCCGTGCTTCGTCAAACTGAAAATAGATACTTGTTCTAATTCAGAAAAAGATGTTCAAAAACAGCTGTCAATCCCACATAATAGATTCTCAGATGAAAAAGAAACCCCTTCACTCACTCCTAGACTGGGCCTAACTTTGCAATGTAGGCGACCTTGTGGCAAAGTATCGCAGTTCAGTGAAATGCAGATACTGCCTGATAAAAAAGAGGGACACGAAGATTTAGATTTTGTTCCATCCTTGTTGACTAGAACGCCACAATGGGGACAGGTTTCTCGCCCTACTTGTTTTGAATGTTCTATGGAGCTTGCTCCTCTTCCCAAGACCCAAGCTCTCACCATTTCTCCAATTCATTCGCTAACTAGACCTCCGGGATCAAAGCTTTCTATTAAAACTGCCACGAATACTCAGGAAGTCAAGCCTGAATCTGCTAAAATGCTCTCTGAAGAGATGCACAGATTGATTAATCAGGTACTTGTTTCTCATTCCCAGTTCTGAAATTTTCACATGGCTTCCTGGTGTTGCTCTGGCCGTTTAATGTCCTCTAAATGTGCATCCACATGCACAAGAATACTTGGATTCACTAGGATATTATGGTTTATGAATAATGTCCACATAATATGCCTTGGAAAGGCTTTCAATTCTAAGGGTTTGGTGCCGGTCACTGGGCATCTTCTTTGTTCCATTGGTTAGTAATACGCCAGTAAGGTAGATGAGTGTGGCAAATTTTTCATTTGCTCCTCTTATTGAGTTAACACTGAAAGATTACACAATCAGTGGTCTTCTCTGCTAGATGCGGCTGAAGAATAGCATACTGTAAACTGATTTCAGTTTCCGTGCATTAGTGTTGTGAGAGATTGCTTTTGTAAAAtgaaatacaaagaaaaaaactacaCATATATTTTGCTGCTTATAGTAAGGAAAGGGAAAGGCGAAAGAGTGCCCCAAGGGAACTTGTTATACAAATTTCTGTTTAAAGGATATCACTTGCTCGAGATATGATTTTGATCAATTATCTTGGTGCATTAATATGcgctttttctattttagtgGGGTCTTAACAAGTGCCTTAGAGATATTTGTTGacaattatttttgtttgtcCTCATGAAGGTACATTTTTCTATTACACATTTGTCCTAAGTGTTTCCCATATGTATTTGTCTAAAAGTCAACTTCTATCCCCAGGCATTCTTCTCTTTGCAACTTAAATTACAGATAAATGTCTGCAATTTCAGTATTCAACCCTCTGTTATGTAATGTAACCAAACCTACCCAAATTAGTTACCATGGGAGTGTTATAATTTCTTCTTCGCAGGCAAGGACTCTTGAAGAACAATGTTCGATCAGAAACCAGAAGATTAAGGAGTGTCAAAGAAAACTTGAGGAAACACGGTCTCTGGCAAGGGAAGAAGCTGCTAAATGTAAAGTAGCAAATGAGGTTATCAAAGCCTTGGCAGTGCAGGTGATTACTATCTACTTTCATTATGAATGAATACATGCTTCCAGACGCTTTCTTTTGTCACTCAACTCAACCAGATGAATTCTTTCTGCTTCCCGTCTG
The window above is part of the Eucalyptus grandis isolate ANBG69807.140 chromosome 6, ASM1654582v1, whole genome shotgun sequence genome. Proteins encoded here:
- the LOC104449763 gene encoding PH, RCC1 and FYVE domains-containing protein 1 isoform X2 encodes the protein MGEEFLERVSTDRAVEQAIMAVKKGAYLLKCEGMRRPRVCPFRISVDEKFMIWYSGQEEKQLRLSSVTEVIRGQRTKQLQPDREAQSFSLIYADGKRSIDLICKDHAQADSWYLGLKTIISKCQHSRPFASFRSPSGVQTCVNSPAGFMRRKYNLGLLEDTAGFCQVRSLCGSPALSLSKRYFSEGSSNSSDSFYSSESSTSQVHDITYYNNPEFLSAESKNLSKSESSYGGRDIQKDLPRQFASPDYSSTHVQPNKNLKDIFIWGEGAGGALRGVVDKSVDNTGMLRDSLFPRLLESAMMLDVEQISLGGKHAALVTKQGEVFCWGEADKGKLGHKVNMDESCPKLVESLSMVHVKSVTSGEHQTCAVTLSGDLYAWGDYNIGSDLAVEERSRNQWLPCKISGPPNGIKVSSVSCGIWHTAIITTSRQLYTFGDGTFGVLGHGDLRSISWPKEVESFRGSRVKSVACGHWHTAAIVEVVSDRLSPSGVSGKLFTWGDGDRGRLGHGDQEKRLLPTCVAKLVDHDFVQVSCGRTFTVALTKLGKVHTLGSGMHGQLGNPQAMDQSIIVIEGKLKDEFVMQIATGSYHTAALTSRGSVYVWGKGAHGQLGLGNTEDRGSPTLVEALCNRIVESISCGSNTTAAICIHKFVSVGDQTACSRCRVPFGFTRRKHNCYNCGLLICHTCSSNKVKNASLAPNRNKPSRVCDPCFVKLKIDTCSNSEKDVQKQLSIPHNRFSDEKETPSLTPRLGLTLQCRRPCGKVSQFSEMQILPDKKEGHEDLDFVPSLLTRTPQWGQVSRPTCFECSMELAPLPKTQALTISPIHSLTRPPGSKLSIKTATNTQEVKPESAKMLSEEMHRLINQARTLEEQCSIRNQKIKECQRKLEETRSLAREEAAKCKVANEVIKALAVQLHKLSTKASVGSGTKDGVDEQMPQNAPSLGELNVMKGRQTNSSCGSPTALTDASKPLYKKDEWRDGSKLAHSHPARKEVQPNVAKDVGLEWIEQYELGIYLTFTALPNGQKGLKRVRFSRKHFSEKEAERWWEEHQVAVYEKYDLEGYMKSSRK
- the LOC104449763 gene encoding PH, RCC1 and FYVE domains-containing protein 1 isoform X4, which encodes MLMICKDHAQADSWYLGLKTIISKCQHSRPFASFRSPSGVQTCVNSPAGFMRRKYNLGLLEDTAGFCQVRSLCGSPALSLSKRYFSEGSSNSSDSFYSSESSTSQVHDITYYNNPEFLSAESKNLSKSESSYGGRDIQKDLPRQFASPDYSSTHVQPNKNLKDIFIWGEGAGGALRGVVDKSVDNTGMLRDSLFPRLLESAMMLDVEQISLGGKHAALVTKQGEVFCWGEADKGKLGHKVNMDESCPKLVESLSMVHVKSVTSGEHQTCAVTLSGDLYAWGDYNIGSDLAVEERSRNQWLPCKISGPPNGIKVSSVSCGIWHTAIITTSRQLYTFGDGTFGVLGHGDLRSISWPKEVESFRGSRVKSVACGHWHTAAIVEVVSDRLSPSGVSGKLFTWGDGDRGRLGHGDQEKRLLPTCVAKLVDHDFVQVSCGRTFTVALTKLGKVHTLGSGMHGQLGNPQAMDQSIIVIEGKLKDEFVMQIATGSYHTAALTSRGSVYVWGKGAHGQLGLGNTEDRGSPTLVEALCNRIVESISCGSNTTAAICIHKFVSVGDQTACSRCRVPFGFTRRKHNCYNCGLLICHTCSSNKVKNASLAPNRNKPSRVCDPCFVKLKIDTCSNSEKDVQKQLSIPHNRFSDEKETPSLTPRLGLTLQCRRPCGKVSQFSEMQILPDKKEGHEDLDFVPSLLTRTPQWGQVSRPTCFECSMELAPLPKTQALTISPIHSLTRPPGSKLSIKTATNTQEVKPESAKMLSEEMHRLINQARTLEEQCSIRNQKIKECQRKLEETRSLAREEAAKCKVANEVIKALAVQLHKLSTKASVGSGTKDGVDEQMPQNAPSLGELNVMKGRQTNSSCGSPTALTDASKPLYKKDEWRDGSKLAHSHPARKEVQPNVAKDVGLEWIEQYELGIYLTFTALPNGQKGLKRVRFSRKHFSEKEAERWWEEHQVAVYEKYDLEGYMKSSRK
- the LOC104449763 gene encoding PH, RCC1 and FYVE domains-containing protein 1 isoform X5; the protein is MRESCVITFKKVHDITYYNNPEFLSAESKNLSKSESSYGGRDIQKDLPRQFASPDYSSTHVQPNKNLKDIFIWGEGAGGALRGVVDKSVDNTGMLRDSLFPRLLESAMMLDVEQISLGGKHAALVTKQGEVFCWGEADKGKLGHKVNMDESCPKLVESLSMVHVKSVTSGEHQTCAVTLSGDLYAWGDYNIGSDLAVEERSRNQWLPCKISGPPNGIKVSSVSCGIWHTAIITTSRQLYTFGDGTFGVLGHGDLRSISWPKEVESFRGSRVKSVACGHWHTAAIVEVVSDRLSPSGVSGKLFTWGDGDRGRLGHGDQEKRLLPTCVAKLVDHDFVQVSCGRTFTVALTKLGKVHTLGSGMHGQLGNPQAMDQSIIVIEGKLKDEFVMQIATGSYHTAALTSRGSVYVWGKGAHGQLGLGNTEDRGSPTLVEALCNRIVESISCGSNTTAAICIHKFVSVGDQTACSRCRVPFGFTRRKHNCYNCGLLICHTCSSNKVKNASLAPNRNKPSRVCDPCFVKLKIDTCSNSEKDVQKQLSIPHNRFSDEKETPSLTPRLGLTLQCRRPCGKVSQFSEMQILPDKKEGHEDLDFVPSLLTRTPQWGQVSRPTCFECSMELAPLPKTQALTISPIHSLTRPPGSKLSIKTATNTQEVKPESAKMLSEEMHRLINQARTLEEQCSIRNQKIKECQRKLEETRSLAREEAAKCKVANEVIKALAVQLHKLSTKASVGSGTKDGVDEQMPQNAPSLGELNVMKGRQTNSSCGSPTALTDASKPLYKKDEWRDGSKLAHSHPARKEVQPNVAKDVGLEWIEQYELGIYLTFTALPNGQKGLKRVRFSRKHFSEKEAERWWEEHQVAVYEKYDLEGYMKSSRK